CATTGTCGCCGTCGTTCTCAGGCCCTCTTCGTGAGCGATGCGCATGACGCTCAGATATTCCTCGGTCGTCGTCTTGCGTCCGATCCGACGTCGAATCTCATCGTCGAGAATTTCCCCACCGCCGCCGGGGATCGAGCCCAATCCGGCGGCTTTTAATCGGCGAATGACCTCGCGGGGGGAGAGTTTGGAAACCTTCGCGATGTGAACGATCTCCGTCGGTGAAAAACAGTGAAGGTGAACGGGGTATCGTTCCTTGATGGAGCGGAGCAGATTCTCGTAGTAATCAATTTTGAGATAGGGATTCAGGCCCCCCTGCATGAGGATACCCGTGCCCCCTTGAGCGATTGTTTCTTCGATCTTGCGGAAAAGCTCATCAAGCGGCAGAACATAGCCTTCGGGGGAACCGGGCTCGCGATAAAACGCGCAGAAGCTGCAATACTGAATGCAGATGTTGGTGTAATTGACGTTGCGATCAATGATGTAGGTGACGACCGGATCGGGATGTTTGCGCCGGCGGATGAGATCCGCCGCCATGCCGAGGGCCAGAAGATCATTCGATTCGAGAAGACGCACGGCATCGTCCACCGTCAACCGGTAGCCGTCGAGCGCCTTCTCCAGAATCGGACCGATTGTCGGGTCACAAACTCCCTGAAGCGCCATCGAGCTGCCTCCACGTGACGCCTTAACATAGCCGACATCTCACCTCACCGTCAACCGGGCGAGAAATAATCCCTCCTCCGGTCGGATCCTGGCTGAGATGATTCAGGCAACGGTCACGAGAAGACACCCGACAGCGCGAGTGGGCTTTAATGGCGGATGACTCCCGGCGAAGACGGCGGCCGTGACTCTGTCGCCAAAGCGGGAGTCAATCCATCCTCTCCACCGGGAGAAGCCGACTAGCTATTCCACCATCCTTTTTCTTCGTGTCGGCCGGCGAAGTGACGCTCATGACGCCCGCCGCGATGACCGCTGCGCTGGCCGCTGCGCCCGCCTTGACCGGGGCGAGAACCCGAACGGCTTCGGTTCGGTGCATCGCTTCGCTCACGGGCTGGACTCACGACGATGGCCCGGCCATCTAACGTGTACCCGTTGAACTGAGCAATCGCGGCTTCTGCTTCCTCTGTCGTGCCCATCTCCACGAACCCGAAGCCCCGCGATTCATAGGTGGCGCGATCCTTGATGATCACACTGGAGACCACCTCTCCGGCCTGACTGAAGAGATTGGCTAATTGATCCTCTGTCGTGCGATACGACAGGTTTCCCACATAGAGTTTCGTTGACATTGAGTCTTTCCTCTCTTTTTTCAAAAAATTTCAGAGCGGCTTCGCGGCAAGGGAGCTGAGCTTCCATGTCGTGGTCGTTCGCTCTCTTCCTGCAAACGCTGCTACTCCGTGGTTCACGACATCACACGTACATGATCTCATGAACCGGGGACACCTTACCACACTCGCCGGACAAAGTCCAACCTCCATGAGACATCCGACGGGCCGTCACGTCCTCCGATCTCGCCCTGTCGAATATCTCCGTTTCAGGAGAGCACAAGGGCGAGGACGCCGTTAAAAATGGATCTCCTGTTCCTCGAAATCGGGAGTCTCGATCTGGATGGTGATGTGAGCGATGCCGAATCGCTCTTTGAGGCAAACCTGAAGGCGCTGCAAAATGTCCCGATGAGACGCCGAGTCGGAGAGGACGACATGAGCGCTCAAGGCTTCTTTACCGCAACTGATCGTCCAGACGTGCAGATCATGAACCTCCCGAACACCCGGTGTCGTGCGAATGGCGTCAGCCACGCGCGTGATGTCAATATGACTGGGCGTGGCTTCGAGCAGCACGTTGACGGTTTCCTTCAGCAGTCGCCAGGAACAGACAATGATGAGTCCCCCGGTGAAGAAGCTGAAAAGCGGATCGGCCAGATACCACCCGCGCGTCCAGATGGCCGCTCCGGCGACGATGGCACCGAGCGAGCCCAATCCATCGCTGACGATGTGCAGAAGAGCGCCCCGCACATTGAGGCTCTGCCGGTGGCCCCGGTGAAGCAGGGCCGCTCCGATCAGATTGACGACCAATCCCCCAACGGCGATGAGCATCATCTCCAGCCCCCGAACATGGGGCGGCTGGCGCAGTCTTCCAAAGGCGTGATAAAAAATCGCCAGCGACAGGACGACGAGAGCGACGGCATTAACGAATGCCGCCAGAATCTCCAGACGATGATACCCGTAGGTTTTTTCCGGCGGGGCGCTGCGGTCGGCCATCCACATCGCTCCGAGCGCCAATCCCAGTGCCGCCACATCCGTCAGCATGTGACCGGCGTCAGCCAAAAGCGCCAGGCTATTGGTCAACCATCCCCCCAACGCTTCGACCAGCATGTAGCTGGTGGTCAAAAGGAGCACGAGTTTTAATCGCCGAGAGTTTTGTTGACGCGCTGCACTCATAACCTGTCGAGAGAGCGCATAA
The sequence above is a segment of the Blastocatellia bacterium genome. Coding sequences within it:
- the mqnC gene encoding cyclic dehypoxanthinyl futalosine synthase, producing MALQGVCDPTIGPILEKALDGYRLTVDDAVRLLESNDLLALGMAADLIRRRKHPDPVVTYIIDRNVNYTNICIQYCSFCAFYREPGSPEGYVLPLDELFRKIEETIAQGGTGILMQGGLNPYLKIDYYENLLRSIKERYPVHLHCFSPTEIVHIAKVSKLSPREVIRRLKAAGLGSIPGGGGEILDDEIRRRIGRKTTTEEYLSVMRIAHEEGLRTTATMVIGFGESLWHRAMHLERIRALQDETGGFTAFIPWTYQPENTELGKEGWLEATAVEYLKLLAVSRLYLDNVDHLQVSWLTQGLKVAQVGLRFGADDFGSTIIEENVVTAAGVPRVYASEEEIRRLIRDAGFHPQQRDTLYRPVHRGSETQVSLSA
- a CDS encoding RNA-binding protein: MSTKLYVGNLSYRTTEDQLANLFSQAGEVVSSVIIKDRATYESRGFGFVEMGTTEEAEAAIAQFNGYTLDGRAIVVSPARERSDAPNRSRSGSRPGQGGRSGQRSGHRGGRHERHFAGRHEEKGWWNS
- a CDS encoding cation diffusion facilitator family transporter; its protein translation is MSAARQQNSRRLKLVLLLTTSYMLVEALGGWLTNSLALLADAGHMLTDVAALGLALGAMWMADRSAPPEKTYGYHRLEILAAFVNAVALVVLSLAIFYHAFGRLRQPPHVRGLEMMLIAVGGLVVNLIGAALLHRGHRQSLNVRGALLHIVSDGLGSLGAIVAGAAIWTRGWYLADPLFSFFTGGLIIVCSWRLLKETVNVLLEATPSHIDITRVADAIRTTPGVREVHDLHVWTISCGKEALSAHVVLSDSASHRDILQRLQVCLKERFGIAHITIQIETPDFEEQEIHF